A single region of the Leptothrix cholodnii SP-6 genome encodes:
- a CDS encoding ZrgA family zinc uptake protein, with translation MTHASVSPHRTSDRLRNCVLATVLGLAAWQAHAATGGHQHGALTLDIAIDGPTLAIEMEAPLDSLLGFEHAPRTAAQKQAAQALLARLRQPDGLFVPDAAAACTLKSASADSAALAPDTKAGGHADHADLDARYEWTCGNAAALRSVDLGGLLDGYQRIQTVDAQIASPTGQFKQRLKRPQKVLRWGK, from the coding sequence ATGACACACGCATCTGTTTCCCCGCACCGCACCTCGGATCGACTGCGCAACTGCGTGTTGGCCACCGTGCTCGGTCTGGCGGCGTGGCAGGCCCATGCGGCCACTGGCGGCCACCAGCACGGCGCGCTCACGCTCGACATCGCCATCGACGGCCCGACGCTGGCCATCGAGATGGAAGCCCCGCTCGACAGCCTGCTCGGCTTCGAACACGCACCGCGCACCGCCGCGCAGAAGCAGGCCGCGCAGGCGCTGCTGGCGCGTCTGCGCCAGCCCGACGGCCTGTTCGTGCCCGACGCCGCCGCGGCCTGCACGCTCAAGAGCGCCAGCGCCGATTCGGCCGCGCTCGCACCCGATACCAAGGCCGGCGGGCACGCCGACCACGCCGATCTCGACGCCCGCTACGAATGGACCTGCGGCAACGCCGCAGCGCTGCGTTCGGTCGATCTCGGCGGCCTGCTCGACGGCTACCAGCGCATCCAGACCGTCGACGCGCAGATCGCCAGCCCCACCGGCCAGTTCAAGCAGCGCCTGAAGCGGCCGCAGAAGGTGCTGCGATGGGGCAAGTGA
- a CDS encoding metal ABC transporter solute-binding protein, Zn/Mn family, whose protein sequence is MNIASRRKLLLAGLGFGAGLTAFGPARAQSAKAQPLRLVASFSILADILRQIAPADAEVGALVGPEGDAHAYAPTPGDVKRLAAADLVAINGLGFEGWIERLVKASGYRGVLQVASAGLVPRKLGPTPDPHAWHDPASVRLYVRNLSTALQALRPAQAASVRERTDAYLQQIDRFDHSARARLGAIPESGRRVITSHGGFGYLGGAYGLEFLSPLGWRNDQEPSAAAVARLIAQIRKLQVRAVFIDSLKDSRLMQQIARDSGAVVGGQLHGDALTRPGGEADSYLRLMEHNVATLASALGAAPAPRN, encoded by the coding sequence ATGAACATCGCTTCGCGTCGCAAGCTCCTGCTGGCGGGACTTGGTTTTGGTGCCGGCCTGACCGCGTTCGGCCCCGCCCGAGCACAGTCCGCCAAGGCGCAGCCGCTGCGCCTGGTCGCCAGTTTCTCGATCCTGGCCGACATCCTGCGGCAGATCGCCCCGGCCGACGCCGAGGTCGGCGCGCTGGTCGGCCCCGAGGGCGACGCCCACGCCTACGCGCCCACGCCCGGTGACGTCAAGCGCCTGGCCGCCGCCGACCTGGTGGCGATCAACGGCCTCGGTTTCGAGGGCTGGATCGAGCGGCTGGTCAAGGCCTCTGGCTACCGCGGCGTGCTGCAGGTGGCCAGCGCCGGGCTGGTGCCGCGCAAGCTCGGCCCCACGCCCGACCCGCACGCCTGGCACGACCCGGCCAGCGTGCGCCTGTACGTGCGCAACCTGAGCACCGCGCTGCAGGCCTTGCGCCCGGCGCAGGCGGCCAGCGTGCGCGAGCGCACCGATGCCTATCTGCAGCAGATCGACCGCTTCGACCACAGCGCCCGCGCGCGCCTGGGTGCGATCCCCGAGAGCGGCCGGCGCGTCATCACCTCGCACGGCGGCTTCGGTTATCTCGGCGGTGCCTACGGACTGGAGTTTTTATCGCCGCTGGGCTGGCGCAACGACCAGGAACCCTCGGCCGCCGCGGTGGCGCGGCTGATCGCGCAGATCCGCAAGCTGCAGGTTCGCGCGGTCTTCATCGACAGCCTGAAGGACAGCCGCCTGATGCAGCAGATCGCGCGCGACAGCGGCGCCGTCGTCGGCGGGCAACTGCACGGCGACGCGCTGACCCGCCCCGGCGGCGAGGCCGACAGCTATCTGCGGCTGATGGAACACAACGTCGCGACGCTGGCGAGTGCGCTCGGCGCCGCGCCGGCCCCGCGCAACTGA
- a CDS encoding metal ABC transporter permease: protein MDLYSLLIQPFADFGFMRRALVATLALALGGAPLGCLLVLRRMSLVGEAMAHALLPGAAVGYLVAGLSLTAMGIGSFVAALLVALLAGAVSRATRQREDASFTAFYLVALALGVLLLSLRGGGADLLHVLFGSVLAIDDAALALIAAVCSLTLLALALAWRPLVMDSVDAGFLRSVSAAGPWVHGLLLVLVVANLVSAFQTLGTLMAVGQMMLPAIAARFWAASLIGMVCVALAIAVLAGAAGLLLSFHAELPSGPSIVLVSGLAYLLSVLLGRVDGVLPHLLRRDRHPAAVEGA, encoded by the coding sequence ATGGACCTCTACAGCCTGCTCATCCAGCCCTTTGCCGATTTCGGCTTCATGCGCCGCGCCCTGGTCGCCACGCTGGCGCTCGCGCTCGGCGGTGCGCCGCTGGGTTGCCTGCTGGTGCTGCGCCGCATGAGCCTGGTCGGCGAGGCGATGGCGCACGCGCTGCTGCCCGGCGCCGCGGTCGGTTATCTGGTCGCCGGGCTGTCGCTGACCGCGATGGGCATCGGCAGCTTCGTGGCCGCGCTGCTGGTGGCGCTGCTGGCCGGCGCGGTCAGCCGCGCCACCCGCCAGCGCGAGGACGCCAGCTTCACCGCCTTCTACCTGGTGGCGCTGGCGCTGGGCGTGCTGCTGCTGTCGCTGCGCGGCGGCGGTGCCGACCTGCTGCACGTGCTGTTCGGCAGCGTGCTGGCGATCGACGACGCCGCGCTGGCGCTGATCGCCGCGGTCTGCAGCCTGACGCTGCTCGCGCTCGCGCTGGCCTGGCGGCCGCTGGTGATGGACAGCGTCGACGCCGGTTTCCTGCGCAGCGTCAGCGCCGCCGGGCCGTGGGTGCACGGCCTGTTGCTGGTGCTGGTGGTGGCCAATCTGGTCAGCGCCTTCCAGACCCTGGGCACGCTGATGGCGGTCGGCCAGATGATGCTGCCGGCGATCGCCGCGCGCTTCTGGGCCGCCAGCCTGATCGGCATGGTCTGCGTGGCGCTGGCGATCGCGGTGCTGGCCGGCGCGGCCGGGCTGCTGCTGTCCTTCCACGCCGAACTGCCGTCGGGGCCGAGCATCGTGCTGGTCAGCGGCCTCGCGTATCTGCTGTCGGTGCTGCTGGGGCGGGTCGACGGCGTGCTGCCGCACCTGCTGCGGCGCGACCGCCATCCGGCCGCCGTGGAGGGCGCGTGA
- the aztA gene encoding zinc ABC transporter ATP-binding protein AztA, whose amino-acid sequence MTTQPCALSVRDLTLAHRGRTALIGLNGRFEPGVATAVIGPNGAGKSSLLAALAGQLRPTAGQIERDPRSRIAYLPQQTAFDRSFPVSVHDLVAMGLWPRLGAWRRIDASHRALIDAALAQVGLADAARRPVAELSAGQWQRALFARLLLQDADVILLDEPFNAVDEQTTTDLLALLAQWVAQGRTVIAVLHDLAQVRRHFDQTLILSGQRCRAWGPTAEVLGTVEPSAAVAWLNPSAPWLQAA is encoded by the coding sequence ATGACGACGCAGCCCTGCGCGCTGAGCGTGCGTGACCTGACGCTGGCGCACCGCGGTCGCACCGCGCTGATCGGCCTGAACGGGCGTTTCGAGCCCGGTGTCGCCACCGCCGTCATCGGCCCGAACGGCGCCGGCAAGAGCAGCCTGCTGGCCGCGCTGGCCGGCCAGTTGCGGCCGACCGCCGGCCAGATCGAGCGCGACCCGCGCAGCCGCATCGCCTATCTGCCGCAGCAGACCGCGTTCGACCGCAGCTTTCCGGTCTCGGTGCACGATCTGGTGGCGATGGGCCTGTGGCCGCGGCTGGGCGCGTGGCGCCGCATCGACGCCTCGCACCGCGCGCTGATCGACGCCGCGCTGGCGCAGGTCGGCCTGGCCGATGCGGCCCGGCGGCCGGTCGCCGAGCTGTCGGCCGGGCAGTGGCAGCGTGCCCTGTTCGCGCGCCTGCTGCTGCAGGACGCCGACGTGATCCTGCTCGACGAGCCCTTCAACGCCGTCGACGAGCAGACCACCACCGACCTGCTGGCGCTGCTGGCGCAGTGGGTGGCGCAGGGCCGCACCGTCATCGCGGTGCTGCACGACCTGGCGCAGGTGCGCCGCCATTTCGACCAGACCCTGATCCTGTCGGGCCAGCGCTGCCGCGCCTGGGGCCCGACCGCCGAGGTGCTCGGCACGGTCGAGCCGTCCGCGGCCGTCGCCTGGCTGAACCCGTCCGCCCCCTGGCTGCAAGCCGCCTGA